The following proteins are encoded in a genomic region of Phycisphaera sp.:
- a CDS encoding dicarboxylate/amino acid:cation symporter, which yields MADAAPAKPRRKGLALHWQIIIGLVAGIVVGLIINLGWTSGTWTSMGVDHVPAFLDKDASAMVPVTGLGSESLEAIPNQDTIRALAENADRPDLADRKPLSLTEAEANAIGLDMKPANEDANVLAHTARFIRNANLFVGDLFMRSLRFIAVPIVLFSLIVGVSTLNNLTKLSRIGGKTIAIYLVTTAVAISLGLVIANLARPGSFVPQETRDRLLSDYQDAAQGGVARAAAAEGMSAWERIVDLIAANPFAAIAEGNMLQIVMLALLIGIGLSLILPSEAKPVVDFCDGMTKAVIKLVELLMLTAPIAVFALIVKVIADLGLEVLGALAVYSLCVVGGLALMVFVVYPIVLKVFTGVGPARFYKAIAPAQLLAFSSASSSATLPVTMECVEKRLGVNDEVSSFVLPLGATINMDGTALYQGVAAVFIAQLYSMNLGIGDQLAIVGTATLASIGTAGVPGAGVIMLVIVLQSVGVPLEGIAAILGVDRLLDMCRTTCNVTGDAMVATVVAGTEGELAGVEEVERRLGVDESPGN from the coding sequence ATGGCCGACGCCGCCCCAGCCAAACCACGCCGCAAGGGCCTGGCCCTCCACTGGCAGATCATCATCGGCCTCGTAGCCGGCATCGTCGTGGGCCTCATCATCAACCTGGGCTGGACCAGCGGCACGTGGACGTCGATGGGCGTCGACCACGTGCCCGCATTCCTCGACAAGGACGCGTCGGCCATGGTGCCCGTCACCGGTCTGGGCAGCGAATCGCTCGAAGCCATCCCCAACCAGGACACCATCCGCGCATTGGCCGAGAACGCCGATCGCCCGGACCTGGCCGACCGCAAGCCCCTCAGCCTGACCGAAGCCGAGGCCAACGCCATCGGCCTGGACATGAAGCCCGCCAACGAGGATGCGAACGTCCTCGCCCACACCGCCCGCTTCATCCGCAACGCCAACCTCTTCGTGGGCGACCTCTTCATGCGCAGCCTGCGCTTCATCGCCGTGCCCATCGTGCTGTTCAGCCTCATCGTGGGCGTCAGCACGCTGAACAACCTGACCAAGCTCAGCCGCATCGGCGGCAAGACCATCGCGATCTACCTCGTCACTACGGCCGTGGCGATCTCGCTGGGCCTGGTGATCGCCAACCTCGCCCGCCCGGGCTCATTTGTGCCGCAAGAGACCCGCGATCGCCTGCTCAGCGACTACCAGGACGCGGCCCAGGGCGGGGTCGCGCGCGCCGCGGCTGCCGAGGGCATGAGCGCGTGGGAGCGCATCGTCGACCTCATCGCCGCCAACCCCTTCGCCGCCATCGCCGAGGGGAACATGCTGCAGATCGTGATGCTCGCCCTGCTCATCGGCATTGGTTTGAGCCTGATCCTGCCATCGGAGGCCAAGCCCGTCGTCGACTTCTGCGACGGCATGACCAAGGCGGTCATCAAGCTCGTCGAGCTCTTGATGCTCACCGCCCCCATCGCCGTGTTCGCCTTGATCGTCAAGGTGATCGCCGATCTCGGGCTCGAGGTTCTCGGTGCGCTCGCGGTCTACAGCCTGTGCGTGGTGGGCGGGCTCGCGCTCATGGTGTTCGTGGTCTATCCGATCGTCCTCAAGGTCTTCACCGGCGTCGGCCCGGCCCGGTTCTACAAGGCCATCGCCCCCGCGCAGCTCCTGGCGTTCAGTAGTGCCAGCAGCAGCGCGACGCTGCCGGTCACGATGGAGTGCGTCGAGAAGCGGCTGGGCGTCAACGACGAGGTCTCCAGCTTCGTGCTGCCCCTGGGCGCCACCATCAACATGGACGGCACCGCCCTCTACCAGGGCGTGGCCGCCGTCTTCATCGCCCAGCTCTACAGCATGAATCTCGGCATCGGCGACCAGCTCGCCATCGTCGGCACCGCCACGCTTGCCTCCATCGGCACCGCGGGCGTGCCGGGCGCGGGCGTCATCATGCTGGTCATCGTGCTCCAGAGCGTGGGCGTCCCCCTCGAGGGCATCGCCGCCATCCTGGGCGTCGACCGCCTGCTGGACATGTGCCGCACCACCTGCAACGTCACCGGCGACGCGATGGTGGCGACGGTGGTGGCGGGGACGGAGGGGGAGTTGGCGGGAGTGGAAGAGGTGGAGCGGCGGTTGGGGGTGGATGAGTCGCCGGGCAACTAG
- a CDS encoding ABC transporter ATP-binding protein/permease, giving the protein MARNQQVSSRRFKNYLAKEREKRAEPKEASADPLAKKGKRTRGFGTLAREFWKLCRGHHGMVAAALVSLTIATGLGLLLPLSTKIALDYILSTEPGLMGLAEYLPELRRERAMESLGSMGEAELRGLRWRALLILSGAMMVVSVLAVGFGIWGRWQMTRMTKRVQAMLRRRVFEHAARLPLHRVHAMRSGGVSSILREDAGAAAELLFGMIYNPWRAVVTLLGALVAMAVVDWRMLAGALLILPVVWVTHRAWIARIRPIYRHVRKTRSDIDAHATEAFGGARVVRGFHREQQEASRFTGGVHLMARQELLAWWWSRTVELVWAVMIPAASAGVLLYGGAAVLGGTMTIGDVMMFSVYLLYLLGPIEALAASATQIQNALSGLDRSLDLLEEPREFAETRDRAASMPAHVHGRIALESVWFAYPASKKAKDENAEPEYVLKDINLDIPAGSTIALVGRSGSGKTTLCNLVARFYDPTKGRVLLDGVDLRDIDVDRYRALLGVVEQDVFLFDGSIMDNIAYARRWATEDQVREAARIASADEFIDELAEGYGTIVGERGVRLSGGQKQRIAIARAVLADPKVLILDEATSNLDTHSERLIQRALAQLTSERTTFVIAHRLSTIRHADAIVVLHKGQLTEVGTHEELLARGGAYAGLVQAQVEDLEEDAVAGS; this is encoded by the coding sequence GTGGCGAGGAACCAGCAGGTCAGCAGTCGTCGATTCAAGAACTATCTCGCCAAGGAGCGCGAGAAGCGGGCGGAGCCCAAGGAGGCCTCGGCCGACCCGCTGGCCAAGAAGGGCAAACGCACCCGCGGCTTCGGCACGCTGGCCCGCGAATTCTGGAAGCTGTGCCGCGGCCACCACGGCATGGTCGCGGCGGCGCTGGTCAGCCTGACCATCGCCACGGGCCTTGGTCTGCTGCTGCCGCTGTCGACCAAGATCGCGCTGGATTACATCCTGAGCACCGAACCCGGATTGATGGGGTTGGCCGAGTATCTGCCCGAGCTGCGACGTGAGCGGGCGATGGAGTCCTTGGGCTCTATGGGCGAGGCGGAGCTCAGGGGCCTGCGCTGGCGGGCGTTGCTGATCCTCAGCGGGGCGATGATGGTCGTCTCGGTGCTGGCCGTCGGCTTTGGCATCTGGGGCCGCTGGCAGATGACGCGCATGACCAAGCGCGTGCAGGCGATGCTGCGGCGGCGGGTGTTCGAGCACGCCGCGAGACTGCCCCTGCACCGCGTGCACGCCATGCGCAGCGGCGGAGTGTCGAGCATCCTGAGGGAAGACGCCGGCGCGGCGGCCGAATTGTTGTTTGGGATGATCTACAACCCCTGGCGCGCGGTGGTCACGCTGCTGGGCGCGCTCGTGGCGATGGCCGTCGTCGACTGGCGGATGCTTGCCGGGGCGTTGCTCATCCTGCCCGTGGTGTGGGTGACGCACCGCGCGTGGATCGCCCGCATCCGGCCGATCTATCGGCACGTGCGTAAGACCAGGAGCGACATCGACGCCCACGCGACCGAGGCGTTCGGCGGGGCGCGAGTCGTCCGTGGGTTCCATCGCGAGCAGCAGGAGGCGTCTCGGTTCACCGGCGGTGTCCACCTGATGGCCAGGCAGGAATTGCTGGCCTGGTGGTGGAGCCGGACGGTCGAGCTGGTGTGGGCGGTGATGATCCCCGCGGCGAGCGCGGGCGTGCTGCTCTACGGCGGGGCGGCCGTGCTGGGCGGCACGATGACCATCGGCGACGTGATGATGTTCTCGGTGTACCTGCTGTACTTGCTGGGTCCGATCGAAGCACTGGCGGCGAGCGCGACGCAGATCCAGAACGCGCTATCGGGCCTGGACCGCTCGCTCGACCTGCTCGAAGAGCCCCGCGAGTTCGCCGAGACCCGCGATCGCGCGGCCAGCATGCCCGCCCACGTCCACGGCCGCATCGCGCTCGAGAGCGTGTGGTTCGCGTACCCGGCCAGCAAGAAGGCCAAGGACGAGAACGCCGAGCCCGAGTACGTGCTCAAGGACATCAACCTGGACATCCCCGCCGGCTCGACGATCGCGCTCGTCGGGCGGAGTGGCTCTGGCAAGACGACGCTGTGCAACCTCGTGGCCCGGTTCTACGACCCAACCAAGGGCCGCGTGCTGCTCGATGGTGTCGATCTGCGCGACATCGACGTGGACCGCTACCGGGCGCTGCTGGGCGTGGTCGAGCAGGACGTGTTCCTCTTCGACGGCTCGATCATGGACAACATCGCGTATGCCCGTCGCTGGGCGACGGAAGACCAGGTGCGCGAGGCCGCGCGCATCGCGAGCGCCGACGAGTTCATCGACGAGCTGGCCGAAGGCTACGGCACCATCGTCGGCGAGCGGGGCGTGCGCCTCAGCGGCGGGCAGAAGCAACGCATCGCCATCGCCCGGGCGGTGCTGGCCGACCCCAAGGTTCTGATCTTGGACGAGGCGACCAGCAACCTGGACACCCACAGCGAGCGACTGATCCAGCGCGCTCTGGCCCAGCTCACCAGCGAGCGCACGACGTTCGTGATCGCCCACCGCCTGAGCACCATCCGCCACGCCGACGCCATCGTCGTGCTGCACAAGGGCCAGCTCACCGAGGTCGGCACGCACGAGGAGTTGCTGGCGCGGGGTGGGGCGTACGCGGGGCTGGTGCAGGCGCAGGTGGAGGACCTCGAAGAGGACGCCGTCGCGGGGTCATAG